TGGCACACTTTTAATATGTTGGCGAATCTAAGTGTCCTGGTCATATAGAAGGACCATGGTCAAATTACACTTGAGCGGGCGGAGCCTCCTTGAGTGGACGGAGCTTGCTATAGTGGTCGGCGACGTAGGCCAGACTCCCGAAGTTGAGGACCTGGCCCGGAGCGAAGGTGCTGGCCGTGATGGAGAACTCGCCGAGGAAGCGGACGCGACCGTCTAGGGCGGCGCCACTTGCTCTGGCGACGAGGCGGTGGCTCCGTCCACTATAGAGCAGGAATCACACTTGACGTCCTCCCCTACCTAGAGCGCCAGCTGTCATGGGATCAGAAccgcggcaagcattgttgtttgtattAGTGTCAGAGTACATGTCTCCAGTGtcttgggtggactcaagaacacaagaatcaacaTAAGGgacacaacggtttatcctggttcgggctctcgggtccctacgtccagcagctgatgatccttatactcaagagcacccaaaatctgggGGTTACAACATAGTGTAAGAGAGAGAGATTTGTAGGGGATCGCTCGGTGTTGATCCTAGGGAAGCCTCACCGCCGGTGGAGCCTTTCCCCTCGTcaaagaggaggaagacgatcggAGGAAGGGGAAGGAGATCTCGGTGCCCCTCTCAGGGTGGATTTGCTCTTGATGCATAGCACAAACTGGTTTGCTGAGGAGTCCAACGATCCATCTCTGGATTGTCTAGAATTGTGTTCTGGAATCGTCCTCTCCCATCTTAGGATCCGATCTCCCCTTACATAACAAGGTAGGTAGGGTACATGACGGTTTGTGAGAGTttagcctatggtctacatgtgccGGAGTCCAGGATGGTCTTGCCGTGGCATCATGTGGACCGTGGCGatgtcgtggagccgaagaagccctaGGCATCGTCCGGCTACTCTATTCTGACACGCTGAATGTCaggctgtgtcggcttggaccggtcTTCACCAGGTGCGCCGTCTGGAGGCTTCTTGGTGGCTAAGATAGCCGGCTTGGGGGGCTGACGCGCGATCCCGGAAACCCTGGAGACCCCGAGGCTAGCGGAGGAGTTTGGCTTCTTGCATCACGCCCAATGCGTGACCGTTTCGGAGGAGCGGTTGACAATGCCGCGCCCGCGGGGCAGTGCCCGGAAGGAGCTAAGGATCAGGTCCATGCTCCCTTCGATCGGGAGCCTGGGGCTCGggcgagccctcgagccccaagCAAAGGCGCCGGGCGTGCTCGGGCTCGGCCCAATGCCTtagccagagggtgcgcgtgagcgcacccaatgggtgtagcccccgagagaTCCGGGAGGGGTCGATCGTGGGATCTCTCGGTCGGGAACCCTTGATCCTATGGCTTAACATATCTCTATGTTTGGATTTCGTCAATAAGTAACCTCTAAATATAATGTTTGTCTAAATTATCCACCTATGTCATTACAAACCATAATGTAAAGTAGTCCAAAATTTACAACTAAATTACTCAGTCTACCATTTCTTATAAACCAAACTGAAGACCCTAAGTGTGCATATAAATGAATATTTTAATGCATCAAGTGCGTCCTAGTAGATAATGCCCAGATTTCGACTTTCGACTATCCTAGTCGTCCTATAGCTAATAATACCACGTAGCTGCCACACAACAAATTTAAAACGCAAAGAGACCATTTCCTGTAGCTGCCACTACAAAACTTTCTGTAGTATAGTCCTATTTCCCGAATGAGAACATTTAAAGCCCAATTGCAATGCACGGATTCCATATATTAGTCTTATGGGATTTTGCGCCCATTCATGCGGATTCCATTTGAAATCGGCCCGTTCCAAGCATAGTCTTGTGCTTATTTTCGAATAAAGGACGGTGCACTTCCAATACGTTGGCCAACCTACGCTTCATTGTTTTACTGAAGAAGCTTATTTACTTAGAGAAGTACATAAGCAACCTGATAGTTGTTAGAAATAATTAAGAAGCTTTAAATTAAATGTTGGCAGGTAGATGGAATTGATCAACTGAAAACTATTGGGATAGAAATTCTTGAAAATTGTGATGGCTTACCATTTGCAATTAAAGTGATTGGGGGTCTATTGAGCACAAGATACCCAAGTGAGCATGAGTGGAAATCTGTATTGAACAAGCCAGCTTGGTCACTGACCGGACTGCCTCCAGAACTCGACAACCGGCTATACTTGAGCTATGAGGACTTGTCTCCTCAGATAAAGCAATGCTTTCTGTACTGCTCACTATTTCCTAAAGGTGAAGAAATTATTGGAGCTGTAGTAACTCGAATGTGGATTAGTGAAGGATTTATCCAACCTTTGGATGGTAGTAGTATCATTTCACATGAGTATGGGTTCGAAGAGATGGCAACTGAGTACTACCGAGAGTTAATAAAGAGGAACCTTTTACAACCTATAAAAGGATATTTGCTCACTGGATACCGGTGCACCATGCACGATGTGGTCCGCACCTTTGCTGAATACATGGCAAGAGAAGAATCACTAGTGGTGGTGGTTGGCAGAGAACAGGCTCCTACTGGTATGCatgtgttatgaacgacgtataagaatatgaagtaaagaatcaagccacagaggagacacacgatttaacgtggaaaacccctccgatgtgaagggaaaaaaccacgggcaccaaccagcaacaatctcactatctcaagagttttgggttacacgcctatggcggcttacaagagaatcaagtctccacgctccggcccaagcctccggcgacgggcctccgcttcgctccgtcagaagcccggcctatatcctggagtgaatttggaacaactccaacagcaTGTCCGTCGCCTCTCCATAGAACAGACCGTATCAGTACTGGATTGGGGCATTTTGCAAAGGCGAGAGTCACTTAGGacattaattataaattctagagTAAACTTTCATCTTCCTGGTGACTCGCTGAGTAGTTTCTCTAGCCTGCGGGTACTGTACATATGGTCTGCTGATTCTAATAGATTGGTTCCCTCTCTATCTATGTTGAAGCACTTAAGATACCTTCACTTGGAGGAAACTGATATATCTTGGCTACCAGATGATATCCAGAAGatgaaatttctactgtacattTCACTTGGTTACTGTAAGAAGCTATGCTATCTTCCTGGAAGCATCATAAAACTTGTGCATCTAAGATCTCTTGACATCCAAGGATCAAATGTTAATATCATTCCTAAGGGGTTCAGTGAGTTAACAAATCTGAGGTCACTTTATGGCTTCCCAGTACACGTGGACATGGATGCAAGCAAGAGCTGGTGCAGTTTGCAAGAGCTGGAGCCTCTCTCTCAGCTTAGGGATCTTACATTATATGGCCTAGAGAAGGTGCAGGACAGCCGGATGGCTGAAAAGGCCATGATTAGCAGCAAGTGCCACCTTGGGTGTCTAGAATTGAACTACAGTGTAAGTAGACATACTATAGGGACAGGTGGTGCTGAGgcagagcagcagcaacaacagagTGTGACCGAGGAAGTCTTGGAAAAGCTCTGCCCTCCAACCTGCATACAGAATCTTACTTTGAGAGGGGGATACGTTGGTCGCCGGCTACCAGACTGGATGTGACGCTGGAGAACCTGCCTTGCTGCACCCAGCTCCCTGATGGTCTGTGCTGCCTCCCAAGTTTGGAATTGATGACCAACAAAGATGCGCCAGCCATCAAGCACCGATGCTAGTACATCTGCACCGTTTCGTAAACTGAGACGGCTGTATTTGGATGGGCTACGTGAGTGGGAGGAGTGGGAATGGAACGACTGTGAGGAGCATATGGATGTGGAAACTGCCATAGCCATGCCTTGTCTGGAGAGACTCCAAATCAAAAACTGCAAGCTGAGCTGTCTTCCACCAGGCCTCGCCAGCACCAAGAGGCATACTCTTAGAGAACTATGGCTGTACGAGCTCACCAACCTGACACACGTGGAGAACATCCCTTCAGTTGTGAAACTTGACGTGTTTGACTGCCCTGAGCTGAAGAGGATCAGCGGCCTCTCCAGGTTGCAGAAGATGAGGATCACTTGCTGCCCAAAGCTGGAGGTTCTAGAAAGTGTCCCAGCAGTCGACAGCCTTCGACTGGAGGACGCCACCATGGACACGCTTCCGTAATACCTGCGAGCTGTACACCCAAGGTATCTCGAGATGGGTTGCAACAAGAAGTTATACGAATCCTCCTCATCTCCAGGTAGCTCTGAATGGAAAAAGATCAGCCTTATTCGAAAGTGCAGTATCAATTGATTGAAGATTCAGATACAGATTCGGATGAACATTCAGATCATGCTAAGGACTGACACCTGCATCGAAGACATCTAATGCGTCCAGGTAATTTAATTTGCACCCTTTCACTAGCCGAAAGTGGATTCAGATATTAATTGTTGCTTGTACCTCAATTCGTTGCATAACCACACTAATCTCCATGCATCGATCACTTATACGTACGTCAATTATATGGGTGATTAGCAGGGAGGAGAATCATTCATCCGACCATACACAGGCACAGGCACTGCGGGGCGTCAAATAACATGGTGTTTGAACGAAGTGTTGAAACAGCCTCCTCCTCTAACGAGAAGGCATCCACAGTTGTTAACAGTCAATTGTCTTAGAATATAGATCTGTGtcctctgttcatcttctcccTCTTCAAGTCACGTTTGTATATTTATTGTCTCCTAAATTTCTGTTGATGGACGAACATTACCTTTTTTCTTGTACACAATTATAAATCATCTTAGGCAACACATGATGCTTCCAGCTACATGGGTCACTAAGAGCAAGAGGCTTTTAAAGATGGACAAACTTTGgcccccgtttggcagggctcgcTTAGTTCGTATTCTAAAGTAAACTTTATTTATCCCAGTAATCGATATGCCATCAGTTTGGTACTATCTGCTTGCTCTTGCTTTGGCCAAAAATCCAGTTGTATGGGTGAGTGGCGCACTCTACTCAGTTGTGCAGTTTTTGGGCCCGGTTTTCATTCAAAAAACTGAACAGGcacttgtt
This sequence is a window from Miscanthus floridulus cultivar M001 chromosome 10, ASM1932011v1, whole genome shotgun sequence. Protein-coding genes within it:
- the LOC136485718 gene encoding disease resistance protein RGA2-like, whose amino-acid sequence is MAAYKRIKSPRSGPSLRRRASASLRQKPGLYPGVNLEQLQQHVRRLSIEQTVSVLDWGILQRRESLRTLIINSRVNFHLPGDSLSSFSSLRVLYIWSADSNRLVPSLSMLKHLRYLHLEETDISWLPDDIQKMKFLLYISLGYCKKLCYLPGSIIKLVHLRSLDIQGSNVNIIPKGFSELTNLRSLYGFPVHVDMDASKSWCSLQELEPLSQLRDLTLYGLEKVQDSRMAEKAMISSKCHLGCLELNYSVSRHTIGTGGAEAEQQQQQSVTEEVLEKLCPPTCIQNLTLRGGYVGRRLPDWM